In the genome of Pristis pectinata isolate sPriPec2 chromosome 10, sPriPec2.1.pri, whole genome shotgun sequence, one region contains:
- the mrpl14 gene encoding 39S ribosomal protein L14, mitochondrial, producing MALFTKGFVPLTHTAEAMSRMFSTSAVCAAIQKMTRVRVVDNSSLGNTPYHRPPKCIHVYTKNGIGKVGDKILLAIKGQKKKALIVGHKMPGPRMTPRFDSNNVVLIEDNGNPTGTRIKVPIPTSLRKLGGEYSKVLAIAQKFV from the exons ATGGCGCTGTTCACAAAAGGCTTTGTGCCTCTGACTCATACAGCAGAAGCAATGAGCCGGATGTTCAG TACCTCAGCAGTCTGTGCAGCCATACAGAAGATGACCAGGGTGCGGGTCGTGGACAACAGTTCCCTCGGCAATACCCCGTATCACAGGCCACCCAAGTGCATTCACGTGTACACCAAAAACGGCATTGGCAAAGTAGGAGACAAGATCTTGCTGGCCATCaaagggcagaagaagaaggCGCTGATTGTCGGCCACAAGATGCCCGGTCCTCGGATGACACCCAGGTTCGACTCCAACAACGTGGTGCTCATCGAAGACAACGGGAACCCAACCGGGACGCGCATCAAGGTGCCTATCCCCACCAGTCTGCGGAAGCTGGGTGGCGAATATTCAAAAGTACTAGCAATCGCTCAGAAATTTGTCTGA